In the Campylobacter showae CSUNSWCD genome, TTAGATATAATAACAGTAAAGATACAAAAACCTTCTATCATATTTTACTAAAGATGATAAGAGAGAATCCGCTTAACTTATCTTGAGCCAACTATATTATAGATATAGTACATTAGCTATATCAACCAATCCTTCTCTCCTTTCCAAGCTAACAAATAGAACTTTCACCATATTTAAATATCCTTATGTTTGCAGTAGCGAGCAAATGCAAAATCTACACAATCAATCCATTATATAGTTCTTGTCCGTAAAATAATGATATTTAGATGTTTTCTGGTTATGCTATCTAAAAATTTAGAATGGCAGTGCTCAAAACCTATTTGCCCCCAGCGCCGCCCTCACCTCGTCGCTCGCCATCTCGATACTCCACGCAGGCTCCCATACGAGGTCTATCTCGCACTCTTTTACGCCGTCAACATTCAGTACCGCCGTCTCGACCCAGCCAAGTATCATCTCGTGTAGCGGGCATGAGCGCGTAGATAGCGTCATCGTGACCTTTGCTTTGCCGTTCTCGTCGCAAGCGGCGTCATAAATGAGCCCCAAGGATACGATATCAAAGCCCACTTCTGGATCGACGATATTTGAGAGTGTGGCATAGATTTTTTCTTTCATTTTTCTTCCTTTATTCCAAATTTCGTAAATTTAAAAACATTTATCATATTTATCGCGACCAAAACGATGCTAACTAGCAG is a window encoding:
- a CDS encoding metal-sulfur cluster assembly factor produces the protein MKEKIYATLSNIVDPEVGFDIVSLGLIYDAACDENGKAKVTMTLSTRSCPLHEMILGWVETAVLNVDGVKECEIDLVWEPAWSIEMASDEVRAALGANRF